A section of the Nitrospirota bacterium genome encodes:
- a CDS encoding deoxynucleoside kinase, whose amino-acid sequence MKEQGKDHRYIAIEGPIGVGKTIFAQILAKELKGRVLLEKAEENPFLAKFYHQPEQYAFQTQLFFLFSRYRQQQELFQLDLFSKSTILDYLYAKDKIFASINLNDEEFNLYQQIQQLLTAQIPKPDLVIYLQAEPKTLFQRIKKRGRDFEKEIEEEYLQVLIENYNQFFFNYSESPLLVIQTNDIDFVKSREELEDLLKQIRLMKTGIQYYNPMKIK is encoded by the coding sequence ATGAAAGAACAGGGAAAGGACCACCGTTATATTGCGATTGAAGGGCCGATTGGCGTTGGAAAGACCATTTTTGCTCAAATTTTAGCGAAGGAGTTAAAGGGGCGGGTTCTTTTGGAAAAAGCGGAGGAAAATCCTTTTTTAGCTAAATTTTATCACCAGCCTGAACAATATGCTTTTCAGACCCAGCTTTTCTTTCTTTTTTCGCGATACCGCCAGCAGCAAGAGCTCTTTCAACTCGATCTCTTTTCAAAAAGCACCATTTTGGATTATTTATACGCGAAAGACAAAATCTTTGCTTCTATTAATTTAAATGATGAAGAGTTTAATCTTTACCAGCAGATTCAGCAGTTATTAACCGCTCAAATTCCAAAACCGGATCTGGTGATCTATCTTCAAGCGGAACCTAAAACGCTTTTTCAGCGCATTAAAAAACGAGGCCGTGATTTTGAGAAAGAAATTGAAGAAGAATATCTTCAGGTTCTCATTGAAAATTACAATCAGTTCTTTTTCAATTATAGTGAATCTCCTCTTCTGGTGATTCAGACGAATGATATTGATTTTGTTAAATCCCGTGAAGAGCTCGAAGACCTTCTTAAGCAAATCCGTCTAATGAAAACCGGAATACAATATTACAATCCGATGAAAATTAAATAA
- a CDS encoding 4-hydroxy-tetrahydrodipicolinate synthase, with product MKKVQFKGVITAIITPFKNGKFDPKTMAELIEFQVSAGVDGIVPCGSTGESATLNHEEHREVIDFAIKAVKGRVQVIAGTGSNSTDEAIMLTRFAENAGADGALLMTPYYNKPTQEGLYRHYKEIHDQTGLPLILYNIPGRTGVNMAPETVARLAGFERIVAIKEASGSLVQMMEIIRLCGDRLALLSGDDGLTLPILAIGGKGVISVTANILPNALQSMIHLFNDGKIEKAREVHYQYLPLHDAMFIETNPIPVKAALHFMGKCSNDLRLPLTPLSDLNQEKLKRVLKEFKLI from the coding sequence ATGAAAAAAGTCCAATTTAAAGGGGTGATCACGGCCATTATTACGCCGTTTAAAAACGGAAAATTCGACCCAAAAACGATGGCCGAATTAATTGAATTTCAGGTTTCTGCCGGTGTTGATGGAATCGTTCCATGCGGGTCTACGGGAGAATCGGCCACGTTAAATCATGAGGAGCATAGGGAAGTCATTGATTTTGCCATTAAAGCGGTAAAGGGAAGGGTTCAGGTCATCGCCGGTACCGGTTCAAACAGCACGGATGAAGCAATCATGCTCACCCGGTTTGCGGAAAACGCCGGGGCAGACGGCGCTCTGCTAATGACGCCTTATTATAATAAACCGACCCAGGAAGGGTTATACCGGCATTACAAAGAAATTCACGATCAAACAGGCCTTCCTTTAATTCTATATAATATTCCGGGGAGGACCGGAGTCAATATGGCTCCTGAAACAGTGGCAAGACTGGCCGGATTTGAAAGGATTGTCGCGATTAAGGAAGCTTCAGGCTCACTGGTTCAGATGATGGAAATTATCCGGCTTTGCGGAGACCGCCTGGCGCTGCTGTCAGGGGATGATGGGTTAACCCTCCCGATTCTGGCCATTGGAGGAAAGGGGGTCATCTCGGTTACGGCAAATATCCTTCCAAACGCTTTACAGAGCATGATTCATTTGTTCAATGACGGGAAGATTGAGAAGGCCCGGGAGGTTCATTATCAATACCTTCCCCTTCACGATGCGATGTTTATTGAAACAAATCCGATTCCCGTCAAAGCGGCTCTTCATTTTATGGGAAAGTGTTCCAACGATCTTCGCCTGCCTCTCACGCCGTTGTCGGATTTAAACCAGGAGAAGTTAAAGAGGGTTTTAAAAGAGTTTAAACTCATCTAA
- the folK gene encoding 2-amino-4-hydroxy-6-hydroxymethyldihydropteridine diphosphokinase: MIVFVGLGSNLGDREMTIQNAIDEIGSLKSTKAVVRSSLYETDPVSETPQPFFINAVIQVQSEISAEDLLKELMRIEKNYGRVREGFETPRTLDLDLLFYGDQIIQDPGLKVPHPRLHLRNFVLIPLAEIAPQWNHPVFKKSVQELLKENPSTGQVKRLPGRFDPTRAVK; encoded by the coding sequence ATGATTGTATTTGTGGGATTGGGATCCAATCTCGGAGACCGGGAAATGACGATTCAAAACGCCATTGACGAAATCGGAAGCTTAAAATCAACAAAAGCGGTTGTCCGGTCTTCGTTATATGAAACCGACCCTGTCTCCGAAACACCCCAGCCTTTCTTTATCAACGCGGTCATTCAGGTCCAATCCGAAATCTCCGCAGAAGATCTGCTTAAAGAACTGATGCGGATTGAGAAAAATTATGGGAGAGTTCGGGAAGGGTTTGAAACTCCGCGGACATTAGACCTCGACCTTCTCTTTTACGGCGATCAAATCATTCAGGATCCTGGTTTAAAAGTTCCTCATCCCCGCCTCCATTTAAGAAATTTTGTCCTCATTCCATTGGCTGAAATTGCCCCTCAATGGAACCATCCGGTTTTTAAAAAGAGCGTTCAGGAACTTTTAAAAGAGAATCCTTCAACGGGACAGGTTAAAAGATTGCCTGGCCGGTTTGATCCAACACGGGCCGTGAAATGA
- the dapB gene encoding 4-hydroxy-tetrahydrodipicolinate reductase, whose protein sequence is MTKGTPVNVLIKGAGGRMGSQLISLVIKDKHFRLAGAVEVPGHPFVGKDAGETVGLEKSGIQVSATLPSELETKTICIDFTVPESTLASLPWAEKNKIPLVIGTTGLTKAQLKMLNQASENIPVVYSPNMSIGINMMFKVLHDVALKLGWDYDMEIVELHHHLKKDAPSGTAIRMAEILAKAIDEKIENVAVYHREGIIGERRKKEIGIQSVRAGDIVGEHTVYFAGIGERLEITHKATSRDNFAKGALMAAAWVADRDPGLYDMEAVLGL, encoded by the coding sequence ATGACAAAAGGGACACCTGTAAATGTTTTGATCAAAGGGGCTGGCGGTAGAATGGGGAGCCAATTGATCTCCCTTGTGATAAAAGATAAACACTTTCGGCTGGCCGGCGCAGTGGAAGTTCCGGGTCATCCCTTTGTGGGTAAAGACGCAGGAGAAACGGTTGGCCTGGAAAAAAGTGGAATTCAAGTTTCAGCAACGCTCCCGTCGGAACTCGAAACAAAAACAATTTGCATCGACTTTACGGTTCCAGAGTCAACCCTGGCGTCTTTACCGTGGGCTGAGAAAAATAAAATTCCCCTGGTCATCGGAACGACCGGCCTGACAAAAGCACAATTAAAAATGCTGAATCAGGCCTCTGAAAATATTCCCGTCGTTTACTCTCCAAATATGAGCATTGGCATCAATATGATGTTTAAGGTCTTGCATGACGTGGCCTTAAAGTTAGGCTGGGATTACGATATGGAAATTGTGGAATTGCATCATCATCTGAAAAAAGATGCCCCCAGCGGAACTGCAATCAGGATGGCGGAAATTTTGGCAAAAGCCATTGATGAAAAAATAGAGAATGTTGCGGTTTATCACCGGGAGGGGATTATCGGCGAGCGAAGAAAGAAGGAGATCGGAATACAATCGGTAAGAGCGGGAGATATCGTCGGGGAACATACGGTTTATTTTGCGGGAATCGGGGAACGTTTGGAAATTACCCATAAGGCGACCTCCCGGGACAATTTTGCAAAGGGAGCGTTGATGGCGGCGGCGTGGGTGGCAGACCGGGATCCGGGGTTGTATGACATGGAAGCCGTTCTGGGCCTCTGA